The DNA sequence GATAGCGCAAGGCCCAGTTAAAGGTTGAATGACCCAGGAGTTGCGGCACCAGCGCCAACAGCAATAACCACAAATAAGCCCGCGGTGGATGCCCGGCCAATGTTTCACCGGCGATCAGCATATACCCCAATAGAAAAATCGCCGCTACTCCGTATACCAGAAAAATATATGGGACAAGTGAAATTCCTTCGCGCAATCTACGCCCGATGAGCAAATACCCGGCTCCGGCCAATGCGCCTGCCAGGGCGAGTAAATCCCCCGTGAAGGCCTCCCCCGCCACAAAATCTGAGAACGGCGGACATTGCAGGCTGCCTCCCCCCAGGGTGCATGAATCACTCAACCCTACGATCGTCCCGCCGAGCAGCGCCAATCCCATACCCAATACGACAACCCGCCTGACTGGCTCTTTGATCGTTAGCGGGGCCAGAAGGGCTACCCACAGCGGCGCGGTGCTCACCAGCACCACTGAACTGGCAACACTAGTGTATTCGAGGGAGGTAATCCAGGTGGCAAAGTGCAGCGACAAGAAGAAGCCCGAAAGCAACGCCAGCAGTAATTCGCGCAGCGTGAGGGCACGGATTTCGGCGCGATGACGCCATGCAACCAGAACAGCCAAAATAGCCCCGGCAATGCTCAAACGCCCGGCAGCGATGACGATTGAGGCCATATCGGCCTGCGCGTAACGAATAAATATGGAAGATGTTGAAACGGCCAGGATTCCAAAGGGGATGGCGAGTTTTGGGGAGATGGGGGGGCGCGATTCCATAGCGCCGATTATAAACGATCAGCGTGGCTTGCGGATATGCCAGATGGCTTTGCCGATTAGATTTGTCGGGGAAATGGGGCCGAAGGTGGCGCTATCGATACTGTGAGGGTGCGTGCCGGTGACGAAGATTTGTGCGCCATCAGGTGAGATATGTTCCACGCGCTTTATCATCCGCCCGTAGATTTCATGCCGAAAGACAATCACATCGCCAGAACGCAAACGCCGGACGCGGACATTGGTTGCCAGTAGCACATAATCCCCCGTCTGATATCTGGGCGATAAACTCTCACCGGTGACTTTAATAATTTTGAGCATGAACAATGCCGAAAAATAAAGCTGTCAGCGTGACCCATGCTGACAGCTTTATTTTTCGGCTCTTTTTTTCTAGAGTTCGGGATAAACCATCTCCAACGCCGGAGCGTAGGGAGCTTTGGCTTTCTTGGTCTTTACGTTCTTGGTCGCCCAGAAAATCTCGGCAAACTGATTGACAGCCTCAACAAAGGCCACGCCCGCCTCGCGGTCGGCAGTCTGGCGCACCTTGGAACCAAGCTGCATAACTTTGTGAACCACGCCGGTCAGTTCGGGGTGTGCTTCAACGTGGTGATCTTTAATATAATCACCCCAGATAATGCGAACTTCGTGCTTGGCATTCTCGGCGTGCTCTTCTTTCACGGCAATATAGCGAGACATGCTGTTGTCGCGGGCAACGCCTTCGCTTTCCAGACCGGCCATCAAATCCATCATACGCACAACAGTCAGGGCGCTGATTTGGGCAACAATCGGGTCGTAGATGCCACAGGGAACGTCGCAGTGCGCTTTGGCTTCTTCAAAGCCGAGTTTCGTATCCAGGGTTTGAAAAATTTTGTGGAACATCGTAGCCTCCTAAGGGGGTGGATAGGGTTAAGAGTTAATTTGAAACTCAATAATTTAATTTATATATATCATAAATAATAAGACTATTTCTGTCAAGAATAGATGTGATTTTGCAGTGGAATCATACAAAATTCATATATAGGACTACGCAAAACGATGAGAAATATACCAAAAATAGGGGTGTGTGGGGTGCAAAGCACCCCACACACCCCTATTTTTGGGTTTTCTTTTGCGAAAGTGCGTAAGTCCTGATATATAATCTCACCAATGACTTGGATTTACCTCTCCCCGCATCTCGATGATATTGCCCTCTCGCTCGGTGGGCTGCTGTGGCGGCAAAGTCTGGCTGGTGAACGCATCAGTGTGTGGACGATCTGCGCGGGTGATGCGCCCTCAGGCCCACTCTCGCCCTTTGCCCGCGCTCTGCATCGGCGTTGGGGTGTGGGGCGCGAGGCCACAGCTGTGCGTCGGGCCGAAGATATTGAATCATGTCGTGTGCTGGAAGTAGCATACCGTCATTTTTCGCTGCCCGATTGCATTTATCGCCGCTCGCTGCGCACCGGTGAACCGCTTTATGCTACCGAAGAAGCCATTTTTGGCGAAGTTCACCCAGATGAAGCCGTGCTGGTGGATCAGTTGGCTCAAACCATGAAGGCTACCCTGCCCGTCGATGCCAAAATCATCATTCCCTGGGGGTTGGGTGGGCATGTGGATCATCGCCTGACGCGGGCCGCGGCTGAGCGATTGGGCTGCCCCCTGGGGTATTACGCCGACTACCCCTACGTGCTGGATGTCCCTGCCTGGGATGTAGGTGATCTGACTCCCCGGCAATATCCTATCTCGAAGGCTGCACTGGCAAAATGGCAATCTGCAGTGGCGGCACATCAATCTCAAATTAGCACCTTTTGGGCCAGTCGTGATGAAATGTACGCCGCGATCCAATTTTACGTTGAAAGGCAAGCAGGCGTGACCCTTTGGTGCTAGAATGAATGTTCTGTTTTTGCCCTTGTCATGCATAAAAACTTGTGCTAGAATTCTGCCCGCGGCGCAGAAAGTTATGCGTCATTTTTTTGTTCATGGCGCTTCTTGCTGATAATAATCTTCACTCATCCGAACGATTACGCTCAGTAAGAGGTTTTTTGTTACAGGATGGGGCGCAGACCATTATAGTTGTGCAGGCCCTAAGAATTTTTGCAACAACCAGAAGTTGTAACCACTCAAATGACTCCTTTTGGGATTGACCTATATTGAGCAGTTACATGAGCATAAAGGTGCAAGGACGAATGATGCCACCAACCTATTTGACCCAAGAAGGTTATGAAAAACTGCAAGAAGAGCTTGAATACTTGCGCACAACTCGGCGAAAAGAAGTTGCCGAGCGTTTGCGCGAGGCACTTGAAGATGGCGATGCAGGCGTCGATGCGGATGCCGAATGCGATGCCGCACGCAATGAGCAATCTTTTGTTGAAGGGCGCATTCGCGAACTTGAGTTGATTCTTGCAAACGCCAAGTTAATCTCAGACGAAGACAAAAACGGGTTTGTGCAAATTGGCACCAAAGTGACAATTAAGGAAGACGGTATGGAGCCTGAAGCCTATACTATCGTTGGGGCTGTTGAAGCCGACCCGCGCAACGGATTGATTTCGAATGAATCTCCCTTGGGGAAAGCATTGCTAACACATAAAAAAGGCGATCTGGTGACTGTAAACGCACCCAATGGTTCATTTACGGTATCGGTATTGAAGGTCGAATAAAAGTTAAGGCGTGATAAAATTTGCCCCGCGCCAATTTGTTGGTGCGGGGCTTTTTTATAGTATTTTGATACTACAAAAGTGTAGTTTTTTATCACGAATGATAACGAGTAACTCAAATAACACGAGTGTTTTTCTGTGAAATCTGAACCCCGTCATTATATTCGTGCCATTTGAGCCATTCGAAAAAATTCGTGATTTTCCAACCATATGGGATAGCGACTTCCGAGATATTCCCACAGACTAAGGAGTACAACATGGCGGCTGAGTTATCCAATTTAGAGCAAATTCGTATTGAAAAAATTCATGCGCTGCGTGCCGAAGGTGTAGAGCCTTTCCCTTCACGGGCAGAGCGCACGCATACTGCGCAGGCTGCCATCGAGGCTTTCGAGACGGTTGAAGGGGATGAGAACGCAGACTCGGTGATCGTCACATTAACCGGACGATTGCGTTCAATGCGCCCGATGGGTAAGATTACTTTTGCACATATCGAAGACGGTACAGGACGCGTGCAACTTTTCTTGCGCCTGAATGATGTTGGCGAAGAAGCGCTGCAATTTTTCAGCCGCAACTTTGATCTGGGCGATTTTGTACAGGCCACTGGATTAATGTTTCGTACGCGCACCGGCGAAGCCACAGTACGGGTTGAGGCTTTCCGCATGTTGGCAAAGGCAGTCACGCCGCTGCCAGCCGCAAAAGATGAAGTTGTGGATGGCGAAGTTGTGCAACATGCCACGCTCAACGATCCCGAAACGCGTTTTCGCCAACGTTATGCCGATTTAGCCATCAACGCTGAGGTGCGCGCCGTTTTCCGTAAACGTTCAGCGATTCTGCGTGCCTTGCGCGATTTTATGGATAACGAGGGTTTTCTCGAAGTGGAAACGCCCATCTTGCAGCCCATCTATGGCGGGGCGGCGGCGCAGCCTTTTGTGACTCATCATAACCAACTCAAGCAAGATTTATATTTGCGAATTTCATTCGAGTTATATCTGAAACGTTTGTTGGTTGGCGGCTTCGAAAAGGTCTATGAAATTGGGCGCGATTTTCGTAATGAGGGCGTGTCTTTCAAACACAATCCAGAATTTACCCAACTAGAATTTTATTGGGCCTATGCCGATTACGAACAGGTAATGGCGCTCACCGAGCAAATGCTGGCATTTGTGGCCAATCGAGTCTTTGGTAAGGGTACATTTGTATTCAAGGGGCAAGCGATCAATCTTGATCCGCCCTGGCAGCGCGTGGAATTGCGCCAGGGCCTTCTCGACAAAATCGGCATTGATATTCAGAATCACCTCACGAGCGAGAGTCTCGCCGCAGCGATGAAAGCCCAGGGCATCGATTCCCCACCCGGAGCCACGCGCGGCAAACTCATCGATCTACTGGGCAGCACCTATCTGGAGCCAACCTTTATCCAGCCGACGTTCCTCTATAATTATCCGCGCGACATTTCTCCGCTGGCAAAATCCATCCCCGGCGATCCGCTGACGGTGGAGCGGTTTGAGGGTTTTATCGGCGGTATGGAGTTGTGCAACGCTTTCACCGAATTGAATGATCCGCTCGATCAAGAGGCGCGTTTTGTTGAAATGGGGCGGGATTATGATGCCGATGACGAAGAACACCATCCCATTGATGAGGATTATCTGCGTGCCATGCGCTACGGGATGCCCCCGAACGGCGGTTTTGGTTTAGGTGTGGATCGCCTGGTGATGCTTCTGACGGATCAGCATAGCATACGCGAGGTGCTGCTATTCCCCCATTTGCGCAGCAAAGAATAGCCCCCACCCTTGTCCCCTCCCCCGTATCGGGGGAGGGGAATTGGTCGAAAAAAGATAAGTCGAAGCAATATTGCTTCGACTTATCTTTTTTTGACAATATAATTGCGCCCGTTGGCGACTTCTTCAGGGTCAAAAACGACCACATCTTTTCCGGTGAGTTTTTGTTGCACCTTTTGGACGATTAGCGCCAAATGGCCGGGGTGTTCGACAAAATCCATGTCATCGGCGGGGACGGTGAGTACCGGGCATAAACTGAAGTTGTTGACCCAGGATTCGTATAACTGGTTGAGTTGGTGCAAATAATCCTGGCTGATTTCTCGCTCGTAGTCGCGGCCGCGGCGATGGATGCGGCGCAGCAGCGTAGTTTCGGAGGCGCGCAGGTAGACCACCAGGTCGGGCGGGGGTAAGAATTCACTCAAAACCTGATACAACTCCCAATAGGTTGTGTAATCGCGCTCGCCCATCTGGCCTTGCAGGTGGAGGTTGCGGGCGAAGACCTCGGCATCTTCATACACGCTGCGATCCTGAATCACCGAATGGGGTTGATCGATCAGGCGACGATGAATGCGCAGCCGGTGGGTGAGAAAGAAAAGTTGTGAATGGAAGGCCCAGGTTTTCATATCCCGGTAAAAATCTGGCAGGTAGGGATTTTCAGCTTCCGGTTCGTAGAACGGCTGCCAATTCAGGTGTTTGGCGAGCATATTTACTAGAGTTGATTTTCCAACGCCAATATTTCCAGCAACAGCAATAAATTTTTTCATTTTTTAGTCCGCAGCAAGGAATGCTACCGCCCGCCCAACTGGATTATCCATGATTAATTCAAGGTGGTGGCCGGGCCGATAGCTTGAAACCTCGATCAGGCGCAAACTATTTTGCAGATGAACCTCATCAAGGGCAAATTCGATCAGACGGTTGGGGGTGTTGTAAAAGAAATCGCGATTAAAGATGACATCTTCATCATCCAGATAAATTGCCAGCGGGTATATGCGCGCTTCCACCAAATCTTGGAAGAAGTGTGTCCCGAAGGATGGTTCCGGGGCAGGCCCAATTCCGGCTCCGGAAAGCTCAATCAGCGAGTCGGTATTATAAATTTCTGAGTAGCGGATATTGACACCCAGATCGGGGTTGCGTGTACCCCAGCGCCCAGGGCCAATGCAAATGAAGGTGTCGTTTGCCAGTGCAGTGTTGAGGCGCCCGATAGTGCGCCCTAATTCGGCGCGCGCCGCCGAGGTGGGCAGTGCGAAATAGCCCTCGGGAGATACATATAAAACATAGCGAATATTTTTCACTTTCCCTTGCGGCACCATGCGGCTGGTTGAGAAGATAATTGTATCTTCAGCCAGGTGTTCGGGGATATGCGCCTCTTCATCTTCAGCGTGGCTTTGTGGACGGCATTGCAAAATCGAAATGGTCAATTCCGGTGTCAGGTTTTGTAGTTCTTTTAGGCGGATAGTAAATTCCATATCTACAGGGGTTTTATAGTAATGTTCCAGCATCGTGAGAATGCGTTTCATCCGGTCGGCAAATTGGGTACGTTGAATCAATGTATCAAAAGTCAGCACAACATTTTGGACATCTTCATCTGAGAGCAATGAGCGGATGGGCATAAGATAGCCACCCTGATCAAGTTCGCCGATATAGCGTAGCAGCGGGTAACGCCGGTCGAGCACATTTTCGATTGGCAGGCTTTCAAAACGATTTTCTTTCAGATTGATCACATCGACAGCGTGCTGCGAGTATTGGCGAATCAGCTTGGGGGCTGATTCTGGGCGCAGATGGGGATGGCTGAGCGCCACCAGACGAGGATAATCGGTGCCCACGCGATCTACTGCCCGCGTGCCCATTCCCCAGACCAGGCGTAAAAAGCCATCTTCGCTGCGAATTTGAGGCGACCAGCGATAAAGATTGCGGCTGAAACCAACCCCGGCCGCGTGCGGGAAGTAGTAATCGCCATATTGCTCCCCCTCTACAACCTGAATCAAAATTGCCAACCGTTCGTCATAATCTTGCAGGCCCATGCTGCGGCGGTAGAGCAGCGCATCGGGGTTCAGGCCGCTGGCGAAAACATGAATAATCGCTTGCGTAAGATCGCGCAGATTTTGTTTGACTGAACCCTGATTAGGGCAAAATACGCTATCGTACTTTCCGGCAAAAGAGGTGCCAAAATTATCTTCCAGCAAACTGGATGAGCGCACAATTAGCGGTTTGTCCCCGACTTCGTCGAGCAAGGTGCGCAATTTTTCGAGAATATCATCCGGGAATTCGCCTTGCGTATATTCGGCTTGAATTGTGGGGTAGTCAGCGTGAATTTGCGCTTCAGATTTGTATTTTTGATCATTCCAGTGCAGCAAATTATTGTATGTCATAAAGGCATACATTACATCGGAGCCGATGAAAAACGACTCTGGAATGCACAGCGAATCGCGAATATCATCTTCAGCAACTTCGCTAAGAATGCGCGCGGCCAGCAGCATCCCCGCTGCCTTTCCGCCAATTTTTCCCAGCCCAATTTTGCGCCTTCGAATTTCCATCAAATCGCTGGCTGTAAACCAGGCTTTGGCAATATTGATATAAGCCAGTTGATCGCTGATCATGCGGCGGATGAGTACAACGATCAACTCGTTGTAACGGTGTTGATAATGGGCTTTTTCTTCAGCAGGCAAGCGCTCAAGGGCCAGCGCGTGCTCAAAGAGCATTTCCTGGGGCGCCAGTTCCGGATTGAAGGACACTTCAATCTCATCTGGGCGTGAGCCGCGTTCGGCGACAACATCTTTGACAATGCGTTCGAAATCTTCGTAACGCAAGTTGTAGGCAAAATAAAAATCGGTGAGATGCGTGCGGATGCGCGACATGCGCGTTTCCCAAATCTCCTCAGTTTCTTCCCAGAGCGGATCGTGCAACCCCTCGCGCGCCTGCGATTGAATCGCTTTTTCGCGTACTTCGGCCTCGAAATTTTTGGGCGAGATAATTCCGCGTTCAAAAAGCTCGCGACGCATACGGGCGCGAATCCGCGTGCGCAAAATTGGGTATTGCGCCAAGGCCAAGTGAATGCGTAAAGATCGGTCGGTGGATGGGCTGGGTAATGTCATGTTTTCCTAAAATCGCAACTGCAAGCGGAAAACTCGAAAAATAGGGGTGTGCGGGTTACCAAGTAACCCGCACACCCCTATTTTTCGAAAATTTTCCACGACGCGGC is a window from the Chloroflexota bacterium genome containing:
- the greA gene encoding transcription elongation factor GreA, with protein sequence MPPTYLTQEGYEKLQEELEYLRTTRRKEVAERLREALEDGDAGVDADAECDAARNEQSFVEGRIRELELILANAKLISDEDKNGFVQIGTKVTIKEDGMEPEAYTIVGAVEADPRNGLISNESPLGKALLTHKKGDLVTVNAPNGSFTVSVLKVE
- the sodN gene encoding superoxide dismutase, Ni, giving the protein MFHKIFQTLDTKLGFEEAKAHCDVPCGIYDPIVAQISALTVVRMMDLMAGLESEGVARDNSMSRYIAVKEEHAENAKHEVRIIWGDYIKDHHVEAHPELTGVVHKVMQLGSKVRQTADREAGVAFVEAVNQFAEIFWATKNVKTKKAKAPYAPALEMVYPEL
- the lysS gene encoding lysine--tRNA ligase, translating into MAAELSNLEQIRIEKIHALRAEGVEPFPSRAERTHTAQAAIEAFETVEGDENADSVIVTLTGRLRSMRPMGKITFAHIEDGTGRVQLFLRLNDVGEEALQFFSRNFDLGDFVQATGLMFRTRTGEATVRVEAFRMLAKAVTPLPAAKDEVVDGEVVQHATLNDPETRFRQRYADLAINAEVRAVFRKRSAILRALRDFMDNEGFLEVETPILQPIYGGAAAQPFVTHHNQLKQDLYLRISFELYLKRLLVGGFEKVYEIGRDFRNEGVSFKHNPEFTQLEFYWAYADYEQVMALTEQMLAFVANRVFGKGTFVFKGQAINLDPPWQRVELRQGLLDKIGIDIQNHLTSESLAAAMKAQGIDSPPGATRGKLIDLLGSTYLEPTFIQPTFLYNYPRDISPLAKSIPGDPLTVERFEGFIGGMELCNAFTELNDPLDQEARFVEMGRDYDADDEEHHPIDEDYLRAMRYGMPPNGGFGLGVDRLVMLLTDQHSIREVLLFPHLRSKE
- a CDS encoding PIG-L family deacetylase; this translates as MTWIYLSPHLDDIALSLGGLLWRQSLAGERISVWTICAGDAPSGPLSPFARALHRRWGVGREATAVRRAEDIESCRVLEVAYRHFSLPDCIYRRSLRTGEPLYATEEAIFGEVHPDEAVLVDQLAQTMKATLPVDAKIIIPWGLGGHVDHRLTRAAAERLGCPLGYYADYPYVLDVPAWDVGDLTPRQYPISKAALAKWQSAVAAHQSQISTFWASRDEMYAAIQFYVERQAGVTLWC
- a CDS encoding deoxynucleoside kinase — translated: MKKFIAVAGNIGVGKSTLVNMLAKHLNWQPFYEPEAENPYLPDFYRDMKTWAFHSQLFFLTHRLRIHRRLIDQPHSVIQDRSVYEDAEVFARNLHLQGQMGERDYTTYWELYQVLSEFLPPPDLVVYLRASETTLLRRIHRRGRDYEREISQDYLHQLNQLYESWVNNFSLCPVLTVPADDMDFVEHPGHLALIVQKVQQKLTGKDVVVFDPEEVANGRNYIVKKR
- a CDS encoding DMT family transporter translates to MESRPPISPKLAIPFGILAVSTSSIFIRYAQADMASIVIAAGRLSIAGAILAVLVAWRHRAEIRALTLRELLLALLSGFFLSLHFATWITSLEYTSVASSVVLVSTAPLWVALLAPLTIKEPVRRVVVLGMGLALLGGTIVGLSDSCTLGGGSLQCPPFSDFVAGEAFTGDLLALAGALAGAGYLLIGRRLREGISLVPYIFLVYGVAAIFLLGYMLIAGETLAGHPPRAYLWLLLLALVPQLLGHSTFNWALRYLSAAFVSITLLGEPIGSAVLAYFLLGETPSLMMGFGAILILAGIWVAGSR